In Microvirga sp. 17 mud 1-3, the genomic window AGGAATAACTGCGCCTGATGCCGGTGCGAGCCAACCGAGCGTCTATGCTGCTGAGGAGCGTTACATCGCTCGGGCGAAAGAACCTGTCATAATTAGTCGTTTAGCATTGTGAAGTCGGGCCAGTGCAGGTCAGGTTGCCTTGGATGCCGTCCGCTTTCTGGCGAGACATCTTCTCCGGTAGCGAGATCGCTCGGATGCGCTTGATCGGTAGGCGTCCTCAAGAGCTTGGCCAATATCGATATGATTTATCACACGTCTCTCGAAAAAAGAGACGCTGCTACCATCATTGAACATGTATCGAAGAGGCCACACTCCAGCCTTGGCGAGCGCTCGCAGGAGAGCGGCAAGGCTTGTGCCATACTCCTTCGCGAGATCATGCGATCTAAGGAAATTCTCTTTAAAGTCGAGAATTGAGCGCCGGCACAGTTGAAGATACTCCCTGCTTGTTGCTTCTTGAAGGCTCTTAAGCTTATGATCTGCGACGAGGGCAAGTACTGTCATTGTTGAAACATTCAGAAATTTTGCAGCTGCCCATACGGGGACAAACACGTCTGTGCTCGTCTCATCAAACAGCGCATCATACATCCAAGTTTTCATCCGATGCCGGCAGAACCTGAGTGCCTGCAGGCCCTGCTGGCTGTCAACCGCATCACAGGGCGGCAGGGCGCCACTTCTCATTGCCCGTATCATCAGCTGGATCGGAATCTTATATAGGGAGCACGTTTTCATGACGCTCCCAAACGAGTGAGATTTGCCTCGGCTCAAGGATTTCAAATTTGATAGGATATCAGACGTGATCGTATCGACTTGCTCTACAGAGATCAGATAAGTTTTCGAACCATCCACGCTTGGTCCTAATAAGGGCGTGAGGACACCTGCGCGAGCTATCTTGTTTAGTGCTTCCCGTGAAACTCCTAAGCGTTGTGCTGCGGTTTTGAAATCAATGGGCGGTTCGGACTTCGATAGAAGCTTCGTAAGGTCATCCGCGCGAAACAGAGTCGGAGCCCGGGCGTTCTCTCCCGCTCTCTTGGCATTGATGATTCCGGCGTCGACAAGCGCTTTGATTTTTGGTGGGCTGCGCCCCAAGAGTCTGCATGCACCCTTGAGGTCGACGACACGCGCATCATCACTGTCGTGTCGTTCCCATGACGCGCTTCTGCGGGCAAAGCCGTCCCAATGTCTACGCAGATATTCCTGGAAAAATGGCTTCAACGTTGCCCAGGGCTCACGTTCTTTGTGCATACCGACGCTATAGAACGTACCAAAGTCATGGGTTAGTCCGAAGCGAGCGCCCTCTGCCGTTGCCCGCCGTCGCTCCTTTAAATCATCAAGGTATCGGAAGAGTCCTTCCGGCCAGTTCCAAAGATACTTCAAGCCATCATTGAGCGCCGTGTGAACGCGGTCCTGGCCATCTCTCGAGTAATAGAGTGGGCGCGCCCCCGGAAGGTTCGTTTCAAGGTGGAAGGCCATAGATAGAACTAGCTCAACCTTGTCTGCGAAGGATAAGTGATCAAGCTGTTCGGGCCATTTGCCGTGATGGACGCACCCGTCAAGTATGAAGTGTTGGAATCCAATTTCGGTTGCGAGGAACCAAAGACCAATCATGTCGGTGACCGCAAGCTGCTCTGTGGTGCATGCAGCAAGGTCACCTTTGCATTCCCCGCAGTAGCGGATAGATGGACTTCCCCATACCGTGGGCTCTGCGCAATGTGGACAGTGCCTTGCGAGGCGTATGCAGTGACGAGGGCAAATTTGGATCAAACTGAGATCGAACAAGCTCGAATGAAAACCAAACTCTGCGAGGCACTTAGGACAGTACTTGCGGGAGGACTTGCTTGATATCGGGTCGAGCATCCCTGCCGGAACGAGATTGCCCAAGTATATGCGGACCTTGGAAGAGCACTTTCGATAGAGCTTCGCCAACAGTGTCTGTTCGTCCACACCTGTTAAGTTGATAATCGTTTTGAGTGTGTCGCCACTCCAGAAACCACTATCGAGCGTTTTTCCGGCGACTCTGCCGCGGCCAAGAGCTCCGTCGAGAATCCAGGTGCCGGAGACATAGCCATTGTATCCCGCTAAGCGTGCCAGATATCCGGCAGTGCTTTCATCATCTGCGATGGGGGAGCGTACTGGGATCAGAGCCAACGTGAGTACCTCTGCCAACCGTACATTCAATGTAGCAGTAGTTTGCGTGTTAGTCCGCGATCGTGAGAGCCGGTCCACAGCTCTGAGATGGTAGAAAATTGCTTTTTGCAGCCGGAATGCTGCTGTTGGTGAGAGTTGAAGATACCGGTAGGCCTTTCTGGATTTCTCCAGTCGACAACTTCAGAAGGCTTATGATTATTGCCTCTGATGTTGAGCGTTTCTCCAGCCTTCGCTTTGGGTTCCGATAGACCGGGCGGCTTACCAAGCCGAGAGAAGTCGAGGCGAGTGCCATGGTGATAGGCCCAGAGATTGACCAGGTGCTCGGTGAACGCAGCGCCATTGTCGGGGAACAGGTGCCGAAGTGCCCCGTGTTGCCGCACTAGACGATTGAGCAGTTCGGCCACGTGTTCTCCGTGCTGGCGCTCGCCTCCCTCGATCGCCAAGCCCTCGCGGGTGGACACCTCCATCGCCGTCAGGGCTCGGAACGTCAGCCCGATGCTGAGCGCGTCATTGACGAAGCCGAGGCTACAAGCCTCGTTGGGGTCGCTTAAGCTGGCAGCGCGCCTGCGGCTGCACCACTGTCTTCCGCCAATGGGGCCGCTTGCTGAAGGCCAGTCCTTCTTCCCGATAGAGCCGGTAGATGAGATTGCGGTCGGCCATCTAGCCTTCACGCTTGAGCAGGATATGGAGGCGCTAGTAGCCATAGCGCACCCGCGTGCGCACAATTACGTGCATGCGCTGGCGCAGTTCGAGAAGGGAATCCTTGACCAGCGGCTCGCGCTGGGTGGAGCGGTGCTGGTGTGTGAGGGCACAGACCCGCCGCTCGTTGTGGCCGTGGGATACTTGCACGTAGCGCATCATCTGCTTCAGGATCGCGGGCCGGAAAACTTTCTTGATAGCGCAACCTGCGGCACGGCCTTGTCGAGACTGAGCTCGGCCACCAGCTTCTTGAGGCGGGCGTTCTCCTCCACCACCTGCTTGAGTTCCCGCTCCTTGTCCGATTCAGGGCCGACGTGCTGCTCCTTCCAGCGGTAGAACCTCTGCTCGGCAATCCCGACCTGCCGGATCAAATCTGCGACTAGTAAGCCGGGTTCCGCCTGCGTCAGGACCGCCACGATCTGCTCAACCGAGAACTACTCTTTGCGTGTGACAAACCGCCGTCACCGAAAAAGAAATTTGCCGATCAGACTAACACAGCAGCTGGACCGCTTCGCCCGTGTCACCTCAGTCGACATCGCGCCTTAGCGCAAGATTTTTACGATGAGTCCCTACGATGCAAATGGTCAGACACCTTACCTCGTCCTAACGAGAGAGGCCGCCTTCGCATAGAGAAAGGCCTCCACTCCTCGTCGTTCGAAGGTTGGATAAGAGCCATGAGGTCAGGCAAGCCACAGCCGCGTGTTAGTGCATGTGTTGAGGAGCCGTTTCAGATATCTCCTTAGGCAGCCATTGGAGAGGAAGGCCCATTTGGCCCTGAAGTGGCTCGCCTTTGGCGAAAGACTTTAGTTTGCGTCAGCTCTAAACAGTCGGCGTTTCTGAGCTGCCGATCAAATATATCATTCGGTCAGACGAACTCCTGTGAGACGCTCGCTCAATGACCACAGGCGATCGGCAAGGTCTCGATTAATTGCCCAAGGGTGCACTCCACGGGGTTCCTGATGATCGTCGGAGACAACAACGGCGATGTCGCAATCCTCGCAGTAAACCCCGCCCATACCCTCAAGCTGAGGACTCGTCGCACACCACACGCTGGTTGCCGCGCCTTGCTCGACGCTCTTGATCCCCCGGGCCGGATCAATGATGGGCCGGTCGTTCTCGTCAATGGCGCCCTGAGCCCGGATCTCTTCGCGGGTCATATGCTTCGACAAGTTGGTCAGGATACCCCCGGGATGAAGCGAAAATGCGCGAACGCCATCGGCCTGAGCGAGCGTGTCTAGGTTGAGCGCGAACAGGACATTTGCGCTCTTCGATTGGCCATACGCGATCCACGGGTCGTAGGCACGACGATCAAAATTCGGATCCTCAAAGTTTACTCCAGCGATGCAGTGACCGCGCGAAGAGACGGTCACCACACGTGCTCCTCGGGCCTGCCGCAGGGCCGGCCAGAGGCGCACCGTCAGTTGGAAATGTCCAAGGTGATTTGTCGAGAACTGGGACTCGTACCCTCGACAATCGCGGGTAAGTGGATTGGCCATGATGCCGGCGTTGTTCACGAGGATATGGAGCGCTTGACCCGAGGCGAGGAAATGATTGGCGAATGCGTCGATCGAGGTCGGATCCATCAGATCGAGGGACGCCGGCCGGGCATTGGGGATGTGTTCCAGCGCCTGCTTAGCTCTGTCCATATCGCGTGCCGGTACAATCACGGCGGCGCCTGCGGTGGCGAGCGCGCGGGATGTTTCCAATCCAATTCCGGCATAGCCGCCCGTCACGATAGCGACTCGGCCTGACAGGTCGCGGCCCTTTATCACGTCAGCGGCTGTTGTAGCTGCGCCAAACCCGGATTTCATGGGAGCTTGAGGGGTCATGCTGTTCTCCTTGCAGAGAAAGCATGCTCCAGCGAATCTGGATTTTGAATGCTTGAAAATCCGTCATTTCTGCGCGATCGTCCGAATATGGGCGATCCTCTCTCCGATATGCTGAGCCTGGTCGAGGCCCGAAGTGTCCTGGCTGGCCGCCTTTATGCCAGCGGCTCTTGGGCAGTGCGGTTCCCACCACCAGAAAAGATTAAGTTCAGCGCCCTGCTGTGCGGGACATGCTACCTCAGTACGCAAGACTTGTCCGTTCCTGTACGCCTCGAGGCTGGTGACGTAATCGTCGTAACTGGTCAACACTCTTTCATACTGGCCAGCGATCCCACCTTGGACCCTGTTGATGCGCGAGTTCTGTTTCGGGAGGTTCCGGACAATGTTGCTCGGATCGGAAACGGCGAGGATGTGTTCCTCTTCGGTGGCCACGTAGCCATCAATGCGGCCCGTGCTGGCCTCATCATAGATGTCCTGCCACCACTGATCCATATCAGGTCTGCAGCACCGGAGGCTGGTGCCTTGCACTGGCTGTTAAAGCAATTGGTGGCGGAGCTGTCCAGCAACAGGGCAGGGTCTGATCTCGCGGCCTCGCATCTCGCGCAGTTGATGTTCGTCCAGGTTCTGCGAGCGCACCTCGCCGAAACAACCCAAACATCTGATGCGGGCTGGTTCCGCGCGCTAGCGGATGACCGGATCGCGCCGGCCATACGGCTGATGCACCGCGAGCCCAGCCGCGCCTGGACATTAGGCGAATTGGCGCAGGCCAGCGCCATGTCACGAACGACCTTTGCAGCGCGGTTCAAAGAGGTGGCTGGTATAGCGCCGGTTGCCTACCTCCTGGTCTGGCGCATGCGGCTCGCCGAGCGCGCCCTCCTCAATAGTGACGCGCCGATCTCATCAGTTGCACTCTCCGTTGGCTACAAGTCTGAGAGCGCCTTCAGCAATGCCTTCAAGAGGGTCGTAGGTGTGTCACCCAAACGCTATCGCTCAGCCCGCATGCCGATTAGCAAGGAGTAGCCCTTAACGTGACGAATGGATGATTTAACAGCAGGGCTTAGTATAAGCCTTTATTGCACCGTGACCTGAAATATAAGTTAATCTTGTGGGCGGCGTACTCAGAAGATCGGGTCAGCAGGCACAGCCCGATGGGTGCCTGCCTTACTCCGAAATCGATCTAACTGTCGCATCGCTGCGCAATGACGCGAAGATACGCTTGCAGTTACTGAAAATGCAGCGAAGTAACTCATAAAACCGGGCACCGGCCGAAGGATTGGCCATAAAGCACAGTAGCGTAGGGAGCCCTATGAATCGCCGATGACGCGCCGCTTGAAATGCCAGATCTATTCCGAGTAGAGCCATGGTAATTGCATGGCGTGGGAGCAGCATCCATCGCGGCGCAGGCGCGAGCAGGAAAACCTGCTCGCGGTAGAGGAGGCGCTAGCCTAAGCCGGCGAGGATTCGGGCGGTGTCGTACGAGGCACCAATCGACTAGTCGTTCGACCACATGCACTCGTCCCGCTCGGACCTTACCCGACAAACGGTTAGTAATCCCAAAAGACCGGTACCCAACGAAAAGCGTCGCCGTCGACCGCCACTCGTCCGACGGACGGGAACGGCAAGTGGGTAGCCACCAGCTGTTCGCCGGTCGCCGCCAGTTCTCGCAAAAGACGGACCCGAACACGAGCCGCCTCTTCAGGGTCGTGTTCGAAACCGTTATGCCAGTCAGGGTGGTCGAATCCGACCGCGAACACGGCGTCGCCAGCGAACGTTAGCCGGTCGCCGCCGGATGCCAGGCGGACCACACTATGTCCGGGGGTGTGGCCGCCGGTGCGTTGGACGATCACGCCAGGCGCCACCTCATGTTCCTCATCGAACTTTCGCAGTTGGCTGCGGTACTCTTCCACAAAGCGCTTAGCGGTGGCCCTGAGCGCGTCCGGAAACCCCGGCGGCATGTCAGCGTGGGTGAAGTCAGGCGCCTCCCAAAACTTGACCTCGGCAGCAGCTACGTGAATCCGCAGATCCGGACGTAGCCGATCCTTCACACCCTCGACAAGAAGCCCGCCGATATGGTCCATGTGCATGTGGGTAAGCACTACGTCAGTCACGGACGCCAGATCGATGTCGGCGGATTCTAGTCGCTTGATCAGCTGCCCAGCCCGCGGCAAATTCAAGTTGGGGTCTAATCCCAAGCCGGCGTCGATAAGTATGGTCTGATTGCCGCTGCGAACCACGACTACGTTCAGCGACCAGTCGAAAGCATCCTGGGGTAGGAACATGTTGTTCAGCCAAGCCGCTCGCGTAGCCGCGTCGGCGTTGTGTCCCAACATTCTGGTTGGAAGCGGCAGTACACCATCGCTGACCACAAGCACGTCAATATCACCGACGCGTACCGCATAGCGCGACGGAACCAACTCTTCAGGCCCACGTGTACCGGGCTGCAACGTGTTGGCTAGATTCATGTTCGTCTCCTGCTAACCCACCGCTCTATACGCGGTCTCGACGACACTATGTTGAGGTGTGTTTGCCGTCGATTGGATCGAGGAATAGGACGCGCCATACTACGGTATAGGTGTTGCCATTCATGTGGATGGCATCGAGCAGGGTTGTGCGTGTTAAGGTATCCGATCTCAATCCGCGTTGGTGGTCTATGTGCTCGAAGATTACTACGTCTTGCGATGAGGTGAAGAGAGGCCCTCATCGTGACGCTTAGCCAGATCAGGGCGTGTATCCACAGTTCGGCTGGCTCCTGTCTAAGGCCAAGCAGGAAGGCCGATATGACGGCCAGAGAACTTAGGAAAAGCGAGCTATTTCGCCATAACGAAAGAGTGCAAAACTGGGTCACCGTCTAATCAGAGAGCCGATAATCCAGCGCTCCAATCGGTTTCAGAACCATCGGTGAATGTGAGTACAGCGCGAACCATGTCTGCGCCGAGACGCAGATTGTTGCACCACAGTCTCCTATCGTGTCCCACACGTTTCATTTCCATCGGCTCTCCATTCGATGACGAGCAGCCTGTCTGAAGCTTGATTGACCTGGTTGATGTAAGGCAAATGAAGGAATTTCGAGCGTGCATGAATTCTATTCATGTATTTGCTCATGCTGCTAGGGCCTAGGCGACGTGGACAAAGTGCTAGGGCTTGCTATCGAAGCGTTAAGATTGCCCTATTCTTTAAAACAGGTGACTGCATTCCTTCCTTTGATATCCAATTGTGGTCCTATGAGCACAGGTAAGTACTAGATCGCCGCGACGCATCAGGGAAAGTTGCTTCAAGGTATTTAGTCTATTCCCAGCCGAAGGGGCGGCGATGGTTCCTCAGAGAGCACGGACGAGCCATGGCACGGGAGTTCGGCCAAAATTCCTCGTTCACTGGCTTTTGCTCGCGTTGCTCGCCGTAGCACTTATCGCGTGCGCCGCACGACCTCGATCCGAAGTCTTGCAGCCTGCTGGAGTGAAGCGTGGTAATCGAAGCGTCACCATCTTTGCCGCGACGCTGCGAACGCCAAGGCCTGGATCGATAGTTACCTTCGACAGCGGCCAATCTCAGACACTTCGCTTCGCTCGGTACGTGATCTCGATCCCAGCAACGCACAAACCTGATACGATCGAGTGGCCAGGAGACCCACCTAATCCCGCCACTGATTTCGTCACGCTTGAATCGGCGAGCCTTTCGGATACCGAGTTCCGTGCTGGCATCGCTGCGGAGGATAACCGACGATCCATTCGACTTTTCATTCATGGATATAATAACAGTTTCCAAGAAGCGGTTTATCGGCTCGCGCAGATCACGGCGGATGCTCACGATCATCGGGTCGCGGTGCTGTTCGCCTGGCCATCCCAGGCAAATCCGCTTAGCTACAGTGCGGATAGAGCGGCAGCAGGGGCATCAACAGAGGGCCTTGCGAGGACGATCGAGATTCTGGCTGAACGGCCACGCACAGGGATTGTGTTGCTGGCTCACAGCATGGGAGGATGGCTTACGATTGAGACGCTGGCGAAAATGCGCCGTGAGCTTCGTCAAGAGACGTTCAAGCGATTCTCAAATGTCGTTTTAGCCGCTCCGGATATCGACGTCGCCGACATGGTCCGCCATCTCGAAGCCATCGGCCGGCTTCCTCGGCCGCTCACGCTATTGGTGTCGAGGGATGACGCCGCTTTGGCCCTGTCTCGCATCATCACCGGCGGCCGGCGTGTCGGCGCCGACGATGTGCATGATCCGTGGGTTCAGGCTGCGGCCAGGCGATACGGTGCTCGGGTCGTCGATATCTCGGAACTGATGACGGCTGACAGCTTCCGGCACGCGCGCTTCACTGCGATGGTGGCGCTCTACGCAAAATTCCATACGCAAATCGAGGACCCACTGGGGAGACACTATGCGGGCCCCGGCGTCTTTGTGTTTCGATCCGAAACATCGACGCTGGAGCCTATCGACCGGTGAGTATCTGATACGATAAGCATTCTTAAAGTCGGACCACGAAAAGATGATGTCGTTGCAATATACAGAAAAAATGCCTGCAT contains:
- a CDS encoding AraC family transcriptional regulator — encoded protein: MLENPSFLRDRPNMGDPLSDMLSLVEARSVLAGRLYASGSWAVRFPPPEKIKFSALLCGTCYLSTQDLSVPVRLEAGDVIVVTGQHSFILASDPTLDPVDARVLFREVPDNVARIGNGEDVFLFGGHVAINAARAGLIIDVLPPLIHIRSAAPEAGALHWLLKQLVAELSSNRAGSDLAASHLAQLMFVQVLRAHLAETTQTSDAGWFRALADDRIAPAIRLMHREPSRAWTLGELAQASAMSRTTFAARFKEVAGIAPVAYLLVWRMRLAERALLNSDAPISSVALSVGYKSESAFSNAFKRVVGVSPKRYRSARMPISKE
- a CDS encoding alpha/beta hydrolase, with translation MISIPATHKPDTIEWPGDPPNPATDFVTLESASLSDTEFRAGIAAEDNRRSIRLFIHGYNNSFQEAVYRLAQITADAHDHRVAVLFAWPSQANPLSYSADRAAAGASTEGLARTIEILAERPRTGIVLLAHSMGGWLTIETLAKMRRELRQETFKRFSNVVLAAPDIDVADMVRHLEAIGRLPRPLTLLVSRDDAALALSRIITGGRRVGADDVHDPWVQAAARRYGARVVDISELMTADSFRHARFTAMVALYAKFHTQIEDPLGRHYAGPGVFVFRSETSTLEPIDR
- a CDS encoding oxidoreductase, producing the protein MTPQAPMKSGFGAATTAADVIKGRDLSGRVAIVTGGYAGIGLETSRALATAGAAVIVPARDMDRAKQALEHIPNARPASLDLMDPTSIDAFANHFLASGQALHILVNNAGIMANPLTRDCRGYESQFSTNHLGHFQLTVRLWPALRQARGARVVTVSSRGHCIAGVNFEDPNFDRRAYDPWIAYGQSKSANVLFALNLDTLAQADGVRAFSLHPGGILTNLSKHMTREEIRAQGAIDENDRPIIDPARGIKSVEQGAATSVWCATSPQLEGMGGVYCEDCDIAVVVSDDHQEPRGVHPWAINRDLADRLWSLSERLTGVRLTE
- a CDS encoding transposase, with product MAVLTQAEPGLLVADLIRQVGIAEQRFYRWKEQHVGPESDKERELKQVVEENARLKKLVAELSLDKAVPQVALSRKFSGPRS
- a CDS encoding MBL fold metallo-hydrolase, whose product is MNLANTLQPGTRGPEELVPSRYAVRVGDIDVLVVSDGVLPLPTRMLGHNADAATRAAWLNNMFLPQDAFDWSLNVVVVRSGNQTILIDAGLGLDPNLNLPRAGQLIKRLESADIDLASVTDVVLTHMHMDHIGGLLVEGVKDRLRPDLRIHVAAAEVKFWEAPDFTHADMPPGFPDALRATAKRFVEEYRSQLRKFDEEHEVAPGVIVQRTGGHTPGHSVVRLASGGDRLTFAGDAVFAVGFDHPDWHNGFEHDPEEAARVRVRLLRELAATGEQLVATHLPFPSVGRVAVDGDAFRWVPVFWDY
- a CDS encoding transposase family protein, which gives rise to MAELLNRLVRQHGALRHLFPDNGAAFTEHLVNLWAYHHGTRLDFSRLGKPPGLSEPKAKAGETLNIRGNNHKPSEVVDWRNPERPTGIFNSHQQQHSGCKKQFSTISELWTGSHDRGLTRKLLLH
- a CDS encoding TniQ family protein: MALIPVRSPIADDESTAGYLARLAGYNGYVSGTWILDGALGRGRVAGKTLDSGFWSGDTLKTIINLTGVDEQTLLAKLYRKCSSKVRIYLGNLVPAGMLDPISSKSSRKYCPKCLAEFGFHSSLFDLSLIQICPRHCIRLARHCPHCAEPTVWGSPSIRYCGECKGDLAACTTEQLAVTDMIGLWFLATEIGFQHFILDGCVHHGKWPEQLDHLSFADKVELVLSMAFHLETNLPGARPLYYSRDGQDRVHTALNDGLKYLWNWPEGLFRYLDDLKERRRATAEGARFGLTHDFGTFYSVGMHKEREPWATLKPFFQEYLRRHWDGFARRSASWERHDSDDARVVDLKGACRLLGRSPPKIKALVDAGIINAKRAGENARAPTLFRADDLTKLLSKSEPPIDFKTAAQRLGVSREALNKIARAGVLTPLLGPSVDGSKTYLISVEQVDTITSDILSNLKSLSRGKSHSFGSVMKTCSLYKIPIQLMIRAMRSGALPPCDAVDSQQGLQALRFCRHRMKTWMYDALFDETSTDVFVPVWAAAKFLNVSTMTVLALVADHKLKSLQEATSREYLQLCRRSILDFKENFLRSHDLAKEYGTSLAALLRALAKAGVWPLRYMFNDGSSVSFFERRVINHIDIGQALEDAYRSSASERSRYRRRCLARKRTASKAT